CGCGCTCGAGCGACAGGGTGGCGGCCGTTTGGGGTCACGCAGATGACGCAGTTTTTGAAAGTCAAGACCGCCGAGGAGGTCCTGTCCATCATCGCATCGCTTCCGGCGCTTTCCGAGGAAGCGGCGGATCTTGACCTGGCGCACGGCCGTGTGTTGAGCCGCCCGGTGGAGGCACCAGAGCCGGTTCCTCACTTTCCAAGGGCGACCATGGACGGATTCGCCGTGCGGGCCCGCGACACCTTCGGGGCGTCGGAATCGCTCCCGGCGCTGCTCGAAGTCTCCGGCGAGGTGCTGATGGGCAGGGAGCCCGACGTCCGGGTGGAATCGGGTCGGGCGGCGATCATCTCCACGGGCGGCATGCTCCCCGAGGGAGCCGACGCCGTGGTCATGGTGGAGCACACGCAGCCCCTGGACGAGCGGACCATCGAGGTGACGCGCCCCGTGGCTCCGGGAGAAAACGTGCTGCAGGTGGGCGACGACCTTCCCCGGGGGCGGGAGGCGCTGCCCGCCGGCCGAAGGCTCCGCCCCCAGGACCTGGGGGTGCTGGCGGCTCTCGGCGTGAAAACGGTCCAGGTGGTCCGCCGGCCCCGGGTGGCCGTCGTTTCTACGGGGGATGAAATTGTACCGGCTGAAACGGCGAGCCTGCCCAAGGGCAAGGTACGGGACATCAACACGTGCGTCGTTGCGGCCCAGGTGGCGGAAGCGGGAGGTGAAGTGGGGCGTCGTGCCATAATCATCGACGACCTGGATCGACTCGCCGCCTTTTGCCGCGATGCCCTGGAAGACCACGATGTGCTGCTGCTCTCCGGAGGAAGTTCGGTGGGCTCCCGTGACCACACCCTGAACGTTCTGGACCGCCTCCCCCAATCGGAGCTGCTCGCCCACGGCGTCGCCATCCGACCGGGCAAGCCCACCATCCTGGCCCGGGTGGGATCCAAGTGCTTCTGGGGGCTTCCAGGACAGCCGGCTTCGGCCATGATCGTCTTCACCGCCTTCGTTCGCCCCTGCCTGGAGCGGCTCCAGGGGCTCCGCTGGGATTCGACGATCCGCCGTGCGAACGTCCGAAGAGCCGTACTGACGACCAATCTTCCTTCCGTTCACGGGCGGGCCGATTACGTGCGCGTGGCTCTTGACGAAAAAGACGGCATCCTCCTGGCCGGTCCCGTTTTCGGCAAATCCGCCATGATCAGCACGCTGTCCCGGGCCGACGGCTTCGTGGTCGTCCCCGAACACGTGGAAGGCTTCGACGCGGGAAGTGAAGTGGACGTCTTCCTCTTCGCAGGCGGATGAAAGACGGGGCCGGCTGAGCGCCGGCCGGTCCTTACGGCGGATCGACGGGACTCACGTCTTCCATATCGAGTTCGATGCTAACCGAGCGCCGGATCACGTCCACGCTCACCACCAGCTTGCCCTTTTTCGGGTTCCGCCGCACGAGAATCCCCACACAGCCTTCCAAAGGGCCGCGGACGACGCGGACCCATTGCCCTTCTTTCAGATAGGGATGAACGGTAAGGTTCTTCACCTGTTCCAGTATGGTTCGCAGGCTGTGGATCTGATGATCGGGGATAGGCACGGGGCCTTCGGTGTTTCTCAGAATGTAAACGGTCCCAGGGATCTTCACGATTTCCACGTGAGTCGCGTAGTCCAGACAGGTGTGGATGAAAATATAGCCGGGGAAGAGGGGTACGTGGATGCGCGTGCGCCGGTCTTTGCGGGAGCTCCAGCGCTCGGTCAGCGGCAGAAAATGCGGGATCGCCTTCTGGCTCAATTGGAGGGCGACTTTCTTTTCGTGGTTCACCCGGACGTAGAGGGCGTACCACGTGGATCCGGGGACGACCACGGGTGAGGCTTCACCAGGGGATGCGAGAGCCTTTCCGTTCTCGTAGGCTTTGCCTTCGGGTCGATGATCTTCGATCATGACGCTTGCTCTATGTCGCGGTCGCGGGCCGGGAGTTGCGGACCAGGGTCTTCAGGTCCCACGGCGTGGGAATGCGGAGTTTGTGGCCGTCCCGGTTTTCGTAGATCAGGTAGCCCTTTTGGACCCCGTGGAAGAAGATGTCGCGTGTGAGTGCCACGTCTTCTTCGCAGTAGCGGGTGAGCAGGTCCCAGCGGCCTTCGCGGAACCAGCGGACCGCCTGGAGCCCGTCGGCTGTTTTTCGGCGGCCCAGGGTTTTTTCGGCCAGGTGGTCGAGGCTCAACCGGAACCCCAGTTGTCGTCTGACGGCCTCCAGGATGTCGAATGTGGCGAGCCCTTGCAGGTCCCGGGGAGTATAGGCCTGGAGGACGGCGTAGTCGAAGCTTTTGATGTTGAACCCTACGATCAGGTCGAACTGGTGGAGTCGATCCACCAGCTGGTGGATGTCGGCTTCCCGGAAAGCGTGGAAGCGGCCGTCGGCGGAATCGTGGAGGACCGCCACCGAGACCCGCATGAGGTGCTTGTTGTTCCAGCCGCCGACTTCCTGGGCCAGCCGCTGCGTTTCGATGTCGAGAAATCCGAGGCGGGGCGGGGGCTCCGGGGAGGGTTCCACGGTGGTCGTGCCGGTATCCGGCGGTTCCTGCGAACCGGGCGCTTGCGGGTCGAAAAGGGGCTGGTCCCCTAGAAGATACCTTAAGATGTCCAAGGCGGCCCGCTTGTCGAGGGGCTTGTTTCCGCTGCCGCACTTGGGAGAATGGATGCAGGCGGGGCATCCCTCTTCACACGGGCATTCTTCGAGCAGGTTCCGGGTCTTTTCGAGGAGTGTCCGGACGATTTCGTAGCCGCGGGCCGCCAGCCCGATGCCTCCGGGCGTGCCGTCGTAGATGAACACAGCGCTCTTTTGGATCTGGGGATGAAGCGGGATGGCGATGCCCCCGATGTCGTTTCGGTCGCAAAGCGCAAAAAGCGGGAACATGGCGATGGCGGCGTGTTCCACGGCATGGATGCCGCCCATGAAATGGAGTCCCGCTTCCCGGATCTTTCGCGCGACGGCGTCTTCGATCTCGATCCAGAAGCCGACGGTTTCGAAGGTGTGAGGGGGGAGTTCCAGCGGGGAAAAGTCGAGCCGTTCCTGGGTGAAGAGGCGTAGCTTTTCGTAGCCGAGGATCTGTTCGGTGACGCGAAGGCGCCCAAGACGCACGATGAAGTTTCCTTCGCGCTTGGACGCCAGGGTTTCGAGGATTTCGGTTTCCTTTTCGTTTTTGATCCGGGTGAAGTACTCGTCGTTTCGGGCGACGGCGTGGATCACGCGGTTTTCTAGATCGAGCCGTTCGATGTGGTAGGTACGGCCCCGGTGGAGGTAGACGGCGCCGGGGTGACATTCCTTGAGAGCCCGGATGCCCTCGCTCTTTCCCAGCGGAATCCATTTGCCGTCTTCGGATGGGGTGAGGATCGCGTAGGACGGCCCCACGCTCCGGATATCCACCGCCCGATGGGGACGCTGATGCAGCGAGAACCAGCGTTCGCCGTCGGCCGATTGCAACAGCGTTCCTTCCTGGACGAGTTGTTCCACGGCCCGGCGGACGGGGCTGTCCGCTTCGCCCAGGTCTTGGCGGGTGAGCGGCAGTTCGGCGGCGGCGCAGGGAAGATGGGCTTTCAGGATCTCGGCGTTCGTGGGGTCGGCAACAGCGACCTCCCACTTTCCGTCCAGAAGGGTTTCCGGGTGATGCACGATGTACTGGTCCAGCGCGTCCGGCTGGGGCAGCAAGACGATGGCGCATTCGCCGCCGGTTCGGCCCACCCGCCCGCCCCGTTGCCACGTCGTCATGACGGTTCCGGGATAGCCCACCAGGATGCAGACATCGAGTCCGCCGATATCGATCCCCATTTCCAGGGCGCTGGTCGAGATCACCGCAGCCAGTTGACCGCCGGCCAGCTTCTGTTCGATGGTGCGCCTTTCGGACGGGAGAAACCCCGCCCGGTACGAACTGACGCGCCGGGCCAGTTGAGGAGCCGTCCGGGTGACGCTCATGTGAACCAATTCCGTGAGGCGCCGCGACTGGGTGAAGACGATGGTCCGGAGGTTTTCCCGCGCCGCCAGTACGACGAGTCGTGCCGCCAGGCCGCTCAGGGGTTCCTCCGTTTCCATGAAGACGAAATGGCGCGTTGCCTGAGGAGCGCTGTCGCTGCGGACCACGTCCGCGGGTTCTCCAGTGAGTTGTCGGGCCAGGTCTTCGGGGTTGGCGATGGTTGCTGAAAGCTGAATGAACAAGGGGCGGCTGCCGTAGTGGCGGCAAACGCGCCGAAGGCGGCGAAAGACCTGGGCTACATGGCTTCCGAAGACACCGCGGTACGTGTGCATTTCGTCTACGACCACGAAACGGAGCGCCCGCCAGAACGCTTCCCACTTGCCGTGGTAGGCGAGCAGCGCATAGTGCAGCATATCAGGGTTGGACAGGAGAATCTGCGGGGGCGCCTGCCGTATCTTGGCGCGCTGGTCAGCCGTGGTGTCGCCGTCATAGACGGCCGCCCGGATCGGTTCCGCCGATTCGACGGCGGAAAGAAGCGCGTCGAGCGCTTCCAGTTGGTCGCGGCCCAGGGCCTTGATAGGGAAAAGATACAGGGCATGGCCTTGAGGGGCGCGGAGGAGGGATTCGGCCACCGCCAGGTTGTAGATGAGGGATTTTCCGCTGGCGGTGGGGGTTGCCACCACCACGTGGCGGCCGTTTCGAATCTTTTCCAGGGCTTCGACCTGATGCCTGTAGAGTTGCCGTACGCCTTGGCGGCGCAGAGCCCGCCACAGGGTTTCCGGGAGCGGCTGTTCCAGCGTTCCGAACTCGGCTTCGCGGGGAGGGAGTGTGGCGTGGTGGGCGACCCGGGCGGTTTTCCATCGGGTGTTAAGAAGTCTGTGGAGAAAACGCTGCATGGAAGGTCGAATTCCATCCTGTCGGCGTTGACAAATTCCCGGCGCCCCTGATACCTAACCGTGAAGCGAACGGTGGACGTTTCGACGAGGATCCAACCAAGGAGGCGACCATGAACCTGGAAGACGCCGTCAAGAAGATCCACTGGCTTGGGCATGATAGCTTTCGCATCGATGGAAGTAAAGTCGTCTATTTCGATCCTTACCAGATCACCGGCGGGCCCTCCGCCGACCTCATTCTGATCAGCCACGAACATTTCGATCACTGTTCACCGGAGGATGTGGCCAAGATAAGCGCCGATCATACGGTGATCGTGACCAACGCCGCGTCGGCGGGGAAGCTCGAGGGCGACGTGCGTGTGGTGAAACCCGGCGACCGCCTGGAAGTGGAAGGGGTGGGGATCGAAGTGTATCCCGCCTACAATGTGGACAAGCAATTTCACCCCAAGTCCGCGGGCATGCTTTCCTTTGTCGTCACCCTGGACGGCGTCCGTTACTATCATGCGGGCGACACCGACGTCATCCCGGAAATGAAGGACGTGAAGGCGGACGTTGCATTCCTTCCGGTATCCGGAACCTACGTGATGACGGCCCAGGAAGCGGCGGAGGCGGCGCGGGCCGTCCGGCCCAAGATCGCCATCCCCATGCACTACGGGGCCATCGTGGGCTCCGCCGATGATGCGGAGGCTTTTCGGAAGGCTCTGGAGGGGGAGATAAAGGTGCTCGTCCTGCCCAAGGAATAGACGAGGATCACGCCTGCGGCGCCGCAAAGCCCGATGCCGGAGGCGCCCCGACCGGGGGGGGAACGGGAGGAGGCAGGGCATGGCCGCAGCCTACGTGGAAGCGTATCTTTCTGGGAAACTGCAAAGGAATATCCAACGGGCGCTCCGCTGGCTGAAGAAGTGCACCCTTTGCCCGCGTTTCTGCCGGGTGGATCGGCTCTCAGGTGAGACCGGTTATTGCCGGACGGGCCGCCTGGCGGTTGTGGCGAGCTACGGGCCGCATTTCGGCGAAGAAGATCCTCTGGTCGGGCGAAACGGTTCCGGGACCATCTTTTTCGCCAACTGCAACCTCCGGTGCATCTTCTGCCAGAACTACGAGATCAGTCATGAAGGACGCGGTCATCCCGTGACCGCTGAGCAGCTGGCGGCCGTCATGTTGGAACTTCAGCGCCATGGCTGCCACAACATCAACTTGGTGACCCCCACCCACGTGATCGCTCAGATCCTGGAAGCCCTGCCCCTGGCCGTGGAAAACGGGCTCCAGGTGCCGTTGGTCTACAACTGCGGCGGCTACGAAAGGGTTGCGGCTCTGCGGCTTCTGGAAGGCATCGTGGACATCTACATGCCGGACTTCAAGTTCTGGGACCCCCGGGTGGCCGAAGCTATGTGCGGCGCCCCGGACTACCCCGAACGGGCCCGCCGAGCCATCATCGAAATGCACCGCCAGGTGGGCGAACTCCAGATCGAGGCTTCGGGTCTCGCCGTGAGAGGGGTCCTCCTGCGTCACCTGGTGATGCCCGCAGGCCTCTCCGGTACGCCCTCCATCCTCCACTTTATTTCCACGCACGTTTCGCCGAATACCTATGTGAACATCATGGACCAGTACCGGCCGTGCGGCCAGGCTTTCGGAAAACCTGACATCGGAAGGCGCATCACGGCGGAAGAATACCAAGAGGCCCTTCGATGTGCCGAACGCGAAGGGCTGACGCGCCTGGATCGGCGTCGCAGCCGATTGGTCTTTTGGTGACACAGCCTTTCCTGCCTGTGGTCTTTTGGTAACGGCCGATCAGGGTCAATGCGGCATTGTCGGTTTGGTAGCGTTATTCTTGTTCCCAAGCCCCAGCTTGGGAACACAACTGTGTAGAAGCTCCAGCTTCGATTCCCATGAGGGCGTTCTCAAGCCAGAGCTTGGGAACGAGTGGCATTGAGCACTGAGGGGGAAAGAATCCTCGGAGGGGTTTCATGGCGAAAATCGATGCGTTTTTCAAGCTCCTGCACGAACAGAAGGCGTCCGACCTTCACTTGATTTCCGGCCAGCAGCCGGTGCTTCGCATTCGTGGGGACTTGGAGCGGGTGAAGTACAAGGTGCTGGACGACGACGAACTCCGGTCCATGCTTTACGAAATCACCGCCGAGGAAAAGATCAAGATCTTCGAGGAAACCGGGGATCTGGATTTCTCCTACGAAATTCCAGGGCTTGGCCGCTACCGTGCCAACTATTTTCGGCAGAAGAACGGCATCGGGGCCGTCTTTCGAGAGATCCCCGAAGAGATCCTCACCGTCCAGCAACTGGGCCTGCCTCCGGTCGCTTCCAAGCTTGCCATGCTCCCGAGAGGCCTGGTCTTGGTGACGGGCCCCACCGGCAGCGGGAAGTCGACGACCCTCGCCGCGGTCATCGACGAGGCCAACCGGAAGCGCAAGGACCATATCCTGACTATCGAAGACCCCATCGAATTCGTCCACAAGAGCAAAGGATGTGTGGTCAACCACCGGGAAATCGGAACGCACACCAACACGTTCGCCTCCGCGCTCCGCGCGGCCCTCCGCGAAGACCCGGACATCATCCTGGTGGGCGAAATGCGCGACCTGGAAACCATCCGGCTGGCCATCGAAGCCGCGGCCACCGGCCACCTGGTCTTTTCAACCTTGCACACCACCAGCGCCGCCAAGACCGTGGATCGAATCATCGAAGTGTTTCCCACGGGCGAACAGGCCCAGATCCGGTCCACGCTGGCCGACGGCATCCGGGCCGTGCTTTCCCAGGCGCTTTTCAAACGCATCGACATCAAGGGCCGGATCGCGACATTGGAGATCCTCATCGCCACCCACGCCGTCCGCGCCATGATCCGCGAGTCCAAGACCCACCAGATCCCTTCGGCCATCCAGACGGGGAAAAAGTACGGCATGCAGACTCTGGACGATGCCATAATGGCCCATCTCCAGGCTGGCCGCATCAGCCCGAACGAGGCGTACATGAAGTGTGTGGACAAAGAGAAATTCAAACCCTACCTGACCGAACCTCCGGCCGATTTCACGGAAGTGTGACCGGCATCCGCCGGCCTGACCGACGAACGGCATTCGTTCGGCCGGGCGGTGCAGCGAGGCCCCCATGCGAAGAAAAGACCTGGACGATATCCTGACGACTATTCTGAAAGAAAGGCCCGGACTGTCGGACATCAACTTCACGGCGGGGAAGCCTTTCCAGGCCGAAGTGGACGGAGTGCTCCTGCCCGTGGCCCGGGATCTGGGGCTGGAGAGCCTCACCCCGTTCCACACGGAAAGGATAGCGCTCGCCATGATCGGTCCGGACCGACGGCTCATCCGGCACCTGCTCAACCAAGGGTCCTGCGACCTTTCCTACTCGCTTGGCGACCGGGCCCGCTTCCGAGTGAATGTTTTTTCCCAGCGGGGTTCCTTCTCGGTGGTGATGCGGATGTTGCCCTCCAAGGTGCCCACCATAGACGAACTGGGGCTGCCCCAGGTGTTCAAAAAGATCGCCGAAGAAAAAAACGGCATCGTTTTCGTAACGGGCGCGACGGGAAGCGGTAAATCCACAAGCCTGGCCGCTCTGCTGAGGGAAATCAACCGGAGCAAGGCGGTTCACGTGATCACGTTGGAAGATCCCGTGGAATTCGTCCACCCGCAGCTCAAAGCCACCTTCAACCAGCGCGAACTGGGCCAGGATTTCGATACGTTCGCCAACGGGCTCCGGGCGGCCCTCCGCCAGGCCCCCAAGGTCATCCTGGTCGGTGAAATGCGGGACCGGGAAACGGTGGAAATCGGCTTGAGCGCTGCGGAAACCGGACACCTGGTCCTCACCACCCTTCACACCATCGATGCCGGCCACACCATCAACCGCATCGTGGGCATGTTCGAACTCGAAGAAGAGCGGCTCGTGCGCACCCGATTGGCCGATGCCATGCGATGGGTGGTGTCTCAGCGGCTGCTCCCGAAGAAGGGCGGCGGCCGCGTGGCGGCCTTCGAGGTCATGGGGTCCAATTTGCGAGTGCGGGAAGCGGTGCTGAACGGGGAAAGTGAAGGGAAAACCTTCTACGAGATGATGCAGCAAGCCCGTCCCTTCGGCTGGACCACCTTCGACGACTGGATCCTCGAACTCTACGAAAGAGGCCTGGTGTCCGAGGAAACGGCCCTCGGTTATGCTTCCAACCGAGCGGAACTCAAGCGCGGTATCGACCGGCTCAAGGCCCAGCGCGGCGAGAAGACGACCGATATCGAGGGGCTGCGGATCGACAGCGAATACGCCCGGAAAGTGGGCTGAACCCCTTCGGGGAAGGCCACCCATAAGCGCTAAGTTGTTTTTGCCCGGTATCTACTGGAAAAATGAACATCGAACATCGAACATCGAACATCGAACATCGAACATCGAACATCGAACATCGAACATCGAACATCGAACATCGAAGGGTGCAGATCTTTTGCTTCTTGTTCCCAAGCTCCAGCTTGGGAACACAACTGTGCAGAAGCTCCAGCTTCGGTGAGGCCGTTCCCAAGCCATAGCTTGGGAACGAGGGGAAAACATTGAACATTGAACATTGAACATCGAACATCGAACATCGAACATCGAACATCGAACATCGAACATCGAACATCGAACATCGAACATCGAACATCGAACATCGAACATCGAAGGGTGCAGATCTTTTGCTTCTTGTTCCCAAGCTCCAGCTTGGGAACACAACTGTGCAGAAGCTCCAGCTTCGGTGAGGCCGTTCCCAAGCCATAGCTTGGGAACGAGGGGAAAGACCACTTCGAGATCCTAGCGAGCTTCCTAGAAAGACAGCGGGTTTCGCTGTAGCAGGAGGGAAGCTGGAGCTTCCCGGGCAGGGCGTTCCCAAGCTGGAGCTTGGGAACGAGCGGAAACTTATTCAGCGTGTACCACGGTTTGCTTCTTGTTCCCAAGCTCCAGCTTGGGAACACAACTGTGCAGAAGCTCCAGCTTCGGTGAGGCCGTTCCCAAGCCATAGCTTGGGAACGAGGGGAAAGACCACTTCGAGATCCTGGCGAGCTTCCTAGAAAGACAGCGGGTTTCGCTGTAGCAGGAGGGAAGCTGGAGCTTCCCGGGCAGGGCGTTCCCAAGCTGGAGCTTGGGAACGAGCGGAAACTTATTCAGCGTGTACCACGGTTTGCTTCTTGTTCCCAAGCTCCAGCTTGGGAACACAACTGTGCAGAAGCTCCAGCTTCGGTGAGGCCGTCCCCAAGCCATAGCTTGGGAACGAGGGGAAAGACCACTTCGAGATCCTGGCGAGCTTCCTAGA
This is a stretch of genomic DNA from Desulfoglaeba alkanexedens ALDC. It encodes these proteins:
- the glp gene encoding gephyrin-like molybdotransferase Glp — encoded protein: MTQFLKVKTAEEVLSIIASLPALSEEAADLDLAHGRVLSRPVEAPEPVPHFPRATMDGFAVRARDTFGASESLPALLEVSGEVLMGREPDVRVESGRAAIISTGGMLPEGADAVVMVEHTQPLDERTIEVTRPVAPGENVLQVGDDLPRGREALPAGRRLRPQDLGVLAALGVKTVQVVRRPRVAVVSTGDEIVPAETASLPKGKVRDINTCVVAAQVAEAGGEVGRRAIIIDDLDRLAAFCRDALEDHDVLLLSGGSSVGSRDHTLNVLDRLPQSELLAHGVAIRPGKPTILARVGSKCFWGLPGQPASAMIVFTAFVRPCLERLQGLRWDSTIRRANVRRAVLTTNLPSVHGRADYVRVALDEKDGILLAGPVFGKSAMISTLSRADGFVVVPEHVEGFDAGSEVDVFLFAGG
- a CDS encoding UpxY family transcription antiterminator — encoded protein: MIEDHRPEGKAYENGKALASPGEASPVVVPGSTWYALYVRVNHEKKVALQLSQKAIPHFLPLTERWSSRKDRRTRIHVPLFPGYIFIHTCLDYATHVEIVKIPGTVYILRNTEGPVPIPDHQIHSLRTILEQVKNLTVHPYLKEGQWVRVVRGPLEGCVGILVRRNPKKGKLVVSVDVIRRSVSIELDMEDVSPVDPP
- a CDS encoding DEAD/DEAH box helicase, producing MQRFLHRLLNTRWKTARVAHHATLPPREAEFGTLEQPLPETLWRALRRQGVRQLYRHQVEALEKIRNGRHVVVATPTASGKSLIYNLAVAESLLRAPQGHALYLFPIKALGRDQLEALDALLSAVESAEPIRAAVYDGDTTADQRAKIRQAPPQILLSNPDMLHYALLAYHGKWEAFWRALRFVVVDEMHTYRGVFGSHVAQVFRRLRRVCRHYGSRPLFIQLSATIANPEDLARQLTGEPADVVRSDSAPQATRHFVFMETEEPLSGLAARLVVLAARENLRTIVFTQSRRLTELVHMSVTRTAPQLARRVSSYRAGFLPSERRTIEQKLAGGQLAAVISTSALEMGIDIGGLDVCILVGYPGTVMTTWQRGGRVGRTGGECAIVLLPQPDALDQYIVHHPETLLDGKWEVAVADPTNAEILKAHLPCAAAELPLTRQDLGEADSPVRRAVEQLVQEGTLLQSADGERWFSLHQRPHRAVDIRSVGPSYAILTPSEDGKWIPLGKSEGIRALKECHPGAVYLHRGRTYHIERLDLENRVIHAVARNDEYFTRIKNEKETEILETLASKREGNFIVRLGRLRVTEQILGYEKLRLFTQERLDFSPLELPPHTFETVGFWIEIEDAVARKIREAGLHFMGGIHAVEHAAIAMFPLFALCDRNDIGGIAIPLHPQIQKSAVFIYDGTPGGIGLAARGYEIVRTLLEKTRNLLEECPCEEGCPACIHSPKCGSGNKPLDKRAALDILRYLLGDQPLFDPQAPGSQEPPDTGTTTVEPSPEPPPRLGFLDIETQRLAQEVGGWNNKHLMRVSVAVLHDSADGRFHAFREADIHQLVDRLHQFDLIVGFNIKSFDYAVLQAYTPRDLQGLATFDILEAVRRQLGFRLSLDHLAEKTLGRRKTADGLQAVRWFREGRWDLLTRYCEEDVALTRDIFFHGVQKGYLIYENRDGHKLRIPTPWDLKTLVRNSRPATAT
- a CDS encoding MBL fold metallo-hydrolase encodes the protein MNLEDAVKKIHWLGHDSFRIDGSKVVYFDPYQITGGPSADLILISHEHFDHCSPEDVAKISADHTVIVTNAASAGKLEGDVRVVKPGDRLEVEGVGIEVYPAYNVDKQFHPKSAGMLSFVVTLDGVRYYHAGDTDVIPEMKDVKADVAFLPVSGTYVMTAQEAAEAARAVRPKIAIPMHYGAIVGSADDAEAFRKALEGEIKVLVLPKE
- a CDS encoding radical SAM protein, yielding MAAAYVEAYLSGKLQRNIQRALRWLKKCTLCPRFCRVDRLSGETGYCRTGRLAVVASYGPHFGEEDPLVGRNGSGTIFFANCNLRCIFCQNYEISHEGRGHPVTAEQLAAVMLELQRHGCHNINLVTPTHVIAQILEALPLAVENGLQVPLVYNCGGYERVAALRLLEGIVDIYMPDFKFWDPRVAEAMCGAPDYPERARRAIIEMHRQVGELQIEASGLAVRGVLLRHLVMPAGLSGTPSILHFISTHVSPNTYVNIMDQYRPCGQAFGKPDIGRRITAEEYQEALRCAEREGLTRLDRRRSRLVFW
- a CDS encoding type IV pilus twitching motility protein PilT, translated to MAKIDAFFKLLHEQKASDLHLISGQQPVLRIRGDLERVKYKVLDDDELRSMLYEITAEEKIKIFEETGDLDFSYEIPGLGRYRANYFRQKNGIGAVFREIPEEILTVQQLGLPPVASKLAMLPRGLVLVTGPTGSGKSTTLAAVIDEANRKRKDHILTIEDPIEFVHKSKGCVVNHREIGTHTNTFASALRAALREDPDIILVGEMRDLETIRLAIEAAATGHLVFSTLHTTSAAKTVDRIIEVFPTGEQAQIRSTLADGIRAVLSQALFKRIDIKGRIATLEILIATHAVRAMIRESKTHQIPSAIQTGKKYGMQTLDDAIMAHLQAGRISPNEAYMKCVDKEKFKPYLTEPPADFTEV
- a CDS encoding type IV pilus twitching motility protein PilT, which produces MRRKDLDDILTTILKERPGLSDINFTAGKPFQAEVDGVLLPVARDLGLESLTPFHTERIALAMIGPDRRLIRHLLNQGSCDLSYSLGDRARFRVNVFSQRGSFSVVMRMLPSKVPTIDELGLPQVFKKIAEEKNGIVFVTGATGSGKSTSLAALLREINRSKAVHVITLEDPVEFVHPQLKATFNQRELGQDFDTFANGLRAALRQAPKVILVGEMRDRETVEIGLSAAETGHLVLTTLHTIDAGHTINRIVGMFELEEERLVRTRLADAMRWVVSQRLLPKKGGGRVAAFEVMGSNLRVREAVLNGESEGKTFYEMMQQARPFGWTTFDDWILELYERGLVSEETALGYASNRAELKRGIDRLKAQRGEKTTDIEGLRIDSEYARKVG